The nucleotide sequence GACACCCTGCGGAACCAGCGTCGCGAGCTCGCGCAGGTCGTCCAGCGTGGACACTCCTCCGGACGCGATCACCGGGCGGTCGGTGGCCGCGCACACCGACTTCAGCAGCTCGACGTTCGGGCCGGTCAGCGTGCCGTCGCGGCGCACGTCGGTGACGACGTACCGGGCGCAGCCCTCGGAGTCGAGCCGCGCGAGCACCTCGAACAGCTCACCACCTTCGCGGGTCCAGCCGCGGGCCGCCAGCGTCGTCCCGCGGACGTCGAGGCCGACCGCGATCCGGTCGCCGTACTCGGCGATGGCCTTGGCGCACCACTCCGGGTCCTCCAGGGCGGCGGTGCCGATGTTCACGCGACGGCAGCCGGTCGCGAGCGCGGCGCGCAAGGACGCATCGTCGCGGATGCCGCCGGACAGCTCGACCTGGACGTCGAGAGCGCCCACGACCTGGGCGAGCTGGGCCGCGTTCGAGCCCCGGCCGAAGGCGGCGTCGAGGTCGACCAGGTGGATCCACTCGGCGCCGTCGCGCTGCCAGGTGAGGGCGGCCTCCAGCGGGTCGCCGTAGGAGGT is from Cryptosporangium phraense and encodes:
- the priA gene encoding bifunctional 1-(5-phosphoribosyl)-5-((5-phosphoribosylamino)methylideneamino)imidazole-4-carboxamide isomerase/phosphoribosylanthranilate isomerase PriA, translating into MTRLELLPAVDVADGQAVRLVQGEAGSETSYGDPLEAALTWQRDGAEWIHLVDLDAAFGRGSNAAQLAQVVGALDVQVELSGGIRDDASLRAALATGCRRVNIGTAALEDPEWCAKAIAEYGDRIAVGLDVRGTTLAARGWTREGGELFEVLARLDSEGCARYVVTDVRRDGTLTGPNVELLKSVCAATDRPVIASGGVSTLDDLRELATLVPQGVEGAIVGKALYAGAFTLPEALAAVSS